One window of the Pieris rapae chromosome 11, ilPieRapa1.1, whole genome shotgun sequence genome contains the following:
- the LOC110996899 gene encoding troponin C, isoallergen Bla g 6.0101, translated as MEELNKDQIIILKKAFEAFDHEKKGCIGTVMVGTILGMLGHSVTDDMLKDIIDEVDVDGSGELEFEEFVTLASRFMVEEDAEAMQQELKEAFRLYDKEGNGYITTAVLREILRELDDKISAEELDMMIEEIDSDGSGTVDFDEFMEVMTGGDDER; from the exons ATG GAAGAACTCAACAAGGATCAGATTATCA TCCTGAAAAAGGCATTTGAAGCCTTCGACCACGAGAAGAAAGGATGCATTGGCACAGTCATGGTGGGAACAATCCTCGGAATGTTGGGTCACTCCGTCACAGATGACATGCTCAAAGACATCATTGATGAAGTGGACGTTGATG gATCGGGTGAGCTGGAGTTCGAAGAGTTTGTAACCCTGGCTTCCAGGTTCATGGTTGAGGAAGACGCAGAAGCAATGCAACAGGAACTTAAGGAAGCATTCCGGTTATACGACAAAGAAG GAAACGGCTACATCACCACTGCAGTCTTAAGAGAGATTCTTCGGGAGCTTGATGATAAGATAAGCGCCGAAGAATTGGATATGATGATTGAAGAAATTGACTCGGACGGTTCGGGCACTGTTGATTTTGATG AGTTTATGGAGGTGATGACGGGTGGTGATGATGAGAGATAA